A single Pararhizobium sp. A13 DNA region contains:
- a CDS encoding ABC transporter ATP-binding protein, whose protein sequence is MAEIQLRDIRKSFGAYEVIKGVSMDIRSGEFMVFVGPSGCGKSTLLRLISGLEEISSGTLLFDGQVVNQLTPPKRGIAMVFQSYALYPHMTVYENMAFGMQLAGRDKAQCKHRVEAAAEMLQLTPYLQRLPRQLSGGQRQRVAIGRAIVRDPKVFLFDEPLSNLDAALRVATRLEIAKLHRSMHKTTMIYVTHDQVEAMTLADRICVLRDGLVEQIGTPLELYESPNSLFVAGFIGSPKMNFLSGDFSRPYDAHTIGIRAEHIEITPHQGQWAGTVVHSEILGSDSYVYLDVGSAEPVIVRENGVSGHQPGQRLQITPIEGRVHRFDAAGRAMTTAKMRGAA, encoded by the coding sequence ATGGCAGAGATTCAACTGCGGGATATCCGCAAGTCCTTCGGCGCCTACGAGGTCATCAAGGGCGTCAGTATGGACATCAGGTCGGGCGAGTTCATGGTATTCGTTGGACCTTCCGGCTGCGGCAAGTCCACCCTGCTTCGGCTCATCTCGGGCCTTGAAGAAATCAGCTCGGGCACTCTTTTATTCGACGGACAGGTCGTCAACCAGCTCACGCCTCCCAAGCGCGGCATCGCCATGGTGTTCCAGTCCTATGCGCTCTACCCGCATATGACGGTCTACGAGAACATGGCCTTCGGCATGCAGCTCGCCGGTCGGGACAAGGCGCAATGCAAGCATCGCGTGGAGGCAGCCGCAGAAATGCTGCAGCTCACGCCCTATCTGCAGCGCCTGCCGCGGCAGCTTTCGGGCGGCCAGCGCCAGCGCGTGGCGATCGGCCGGGCCATCGTGCGCGATCCGAAAGTCTTCCTCTTCGACGAACCGCTGTCGAACCTCGACGCGGCGCTGCGCGTGGCAACGCGCCTCGAGATCGCCAAGCTCCATCGCAGCATGCACAAGACGACGATGATCTACGTGACCCACGACCAGGTCGAGGCCATGACACTTGCGGATCGGATCTGCGTGCTGCGCGACGGGCTGGTCGAGCAGATCGGCACGCCTCTGGAGCTCTACGAGAGCCCGAATTCGCTTTTCGTCGCCGGCTTCATCGGGTCGCCGAAGATGAACTTCCTCTCCGGCGATTTCTCGCGGCCCTACGACGCCCACACGATCGGGATCCGCGCCGAGCATATCGAAATCACCCCTCACCAGGGGCAGTGGGCCGGAACCGTCGTTCATTCGGAAATCCTCGGCTCGGATAGCTATGTCTATCTCGATGTCGGATCGGCCGAGCCGGTGATCGTTCGCGAAAATGGCGTCTCGGGGCATCAACCCGGTCAAAGACTGCAAATCACGCCGATTGAAGGGCGCGTTCACCGCTTCGACGCAGCGGGCCGCGCCATGACCACGGCAAAAATGCGTGGTGCCGCCTAG
- a CDS encoding metal ABC transporter permease translates to MISLDMLLAVFEFGFMRNALLISVLVAIPTAMLSCFLVLKGWSLMGDAISHAVFPGIVISYIVGLPLAVGAFAAGMSCALLTGYLKENSRIKQDTVMGVVFSGMFGFGLVLYTKIQSDVHLDHILFGDMLGIGWADIVETGLIALVAAGILAVKWRDFLLHAFDPAQAKAVGLRVNWLHYGLLAILSLTIVGALKAVGLILAIAMLIAPGAIAFLITRTMGSMLIVAVLVATVASFSGVYVSFFIDSAPAPTIVLLMTAMFVAAFAWSSWRTARIEAQRTIVE, encoded by the coding sequence ATGATCTCACTCGACATGCTGCTCGCCGTCTTCGAGTTCGGGTTCATGCGCAACGCGCTTCTGATCTCCGTGCTGGTGGCGATCCCGACGGCGATGCTCTCCTGCTTCCTCGTCCTGAAGGGCTGGTCGCTGATGGGCGACGCAATCTCGCATGCGGTCTTTCCCGGTATCGTCATCTCCTACATCGTCGGCCTGCCGCTCGCCGTCGGTGCCTTTGCCGCCGGCATGTCCTGCGCGCTCTTGACGGGCTACCTCAAGGAAAACAGCCGCATCAAGCAGGATACGGTGATGGGTGTGGTCTTCTCCGGCATGTTCGGCTTCGGACTGGTGCTTTACACCAAGATCCAGAGTGACGTGCACCTCGATCACATCCTTTTCGGCGACATGCTCGGTATCGGTTGGGCTGACATCGTCGAAACCGGCCTGATTGCCCTGGTGGCGGCTGGCATCCTTGCCGTCAAATGGCGCGATTTCCTGCTGCATGCCTTCGATCCTGCTCAGGCAAAGGCCGTCGGACTGCGCGTCAACTGGCTGCACTACGGGCTGCTTGCCATTCTGTCGCTGACGATTGTCGGGGCGCTCAAGGCCGTCGGACTGATCCTCGCCATCGCGATGCTGATCGCCCCCGGCGCCATCGCCTTCCTGATCACCCGCACCATGGGCAGCATGCTGATCGTTGCTGTGCTGGTTGCGACGGTGGCCTCCTTCTCCGGCGTCTACGTCTCGTTCTTCATCGACAGCGCGCCGGCACCGACGATCGTGCTCCTAATGACCGCGATGTTCGTCGCCGCCTTTGCCTGGTCCTCCTGGCGAACGGCACGCATCGAGGCGCAGCGGACGATCGTCGAGTGA
- a CDS encoding metal ABC transporter permease translates to MIAALSEPFTYGYMLNAMWVSALVGAVCAFLSSYLMLKGWSLIGDALSHSIVPGVAGAYMLGLPFSLGAFFSGTLAAGAMLFLNQRTRLKEDAIIGLIFTSFFGLGLFMVSLSPTSVNIQTIVLGNILAITPADTLQLAIIGIVSLVILTAKWKDLMVTFFDESHARSIGIPTSFLKVLFFTLLSACTVAALQTVGAFLVIAMVVTPGATAYLLTDRFPRLIMISVAIGALTSFFGAYFSYFLDGATGGIIIVLQTLIFLFAFIFAPKHGLLAARRRSAEALEVAR, encoded by the coding sequence ATGATCGCCGCACTCTCAGAACCCTTTACCTACGGCTATATGCTCAACGCCATGTGGGTGAGCGCTCTGGTCGGCGCGGTCTGCGCCTTCCTGTCGTCCTATCTGATGCTGAAAGGCTGGTCACTGATAGGCGACGCGCTTTCCCACTCGATCGTTCCGGGCGTCGCCGGCGCCTATATGCTCGGCCTTCCCTTTTCGCTCGGCGCGTTCTTCTCCGGCACGCTCGCGGCCGGCGCGATGCTGTTCCTCAACCAGCGCACCCGGCTGAAAGAGGACGCCATCATCGGACTGATCTTCACCTCCTTCTTCGGGCTCGGCCTCTTCATGGTGTCGCTGTCGCCGACCTCGGTGAATATCCAGACGATCGTGCTTGGCAATATTCTCGCCATCACGCCCGCCGACACGCTGCAACTGGCAATCATCGGCATCGTGTCGCTCGTCATCCTCACGGCCAAATGGAAGGATCTGATGGTGACGTTCTTCGATGAGAGCCACGCGCGCTCGATCGGGATCCCGACGTCCTTTCTGAAGGTGCTGTTCTTCACCCTGCTTTCGGCCTGCACCGTCGCGGCGCTCCAGACCGTCGGCGCCTTTCTCGTCATTGCCATGGTCGTCACCCCGGGCGCGACCGCCTATCTGCTCACCGACCGGTTTCCCCGGCTGATCATGATCAGCGTGGCGATCGGCGCGCTGACAAGCTTCTTCGGCGCCTATTTCAGCTATTTCCTCGACGGCGCCACCGGCGGCATCATCATCGTGCTGCAAACGCTGATCTTCCTGTTCGCCTTCATCTTTGCCCCGAAGCACGGCCTTCTTGCCGCCCGCAGGCGCAGCGCAGAAGCACTGGAGGTCGCCCGATGA
- a CDS encoding manganese/iron ABC transporter ATP-binding protein, producing the protein MNLQVKTQPSEAPASGEAGSGIRASGVTVTYRNGHRALRDASFEIPTGTITALVGVNGSGKSTLFKAIMGFARLARGEISILGLSVPEALKKNLVAYVPQAEEVDWNFPVLVEDVVMMGRYGHMNMLRIPKKTDHEAVEAALARVGMSDFRKRQIGELSGGQKKRVFLARALAQDGRVILLDEPFTGVDVKTEDAIIRLLTGLRDEGRVMLVSTHNLGSVPEFCDRTVLLKNTVLAYGPTDTTFTRENLELAFGGVLRHFVLGGENLHDDADPRQLSVISDDERPLVMYGAKGHMVSQPAKPETDPEADGK; encoded by the coding sequence ATGAACCTTCAGGTGAAAACCCAGCCCAGCGAAGCGCCGGCGTCGGGTGAAGCGGGTAGCGGTATCCGTGCCTCAGGCGTCACGGTCACCTATCGCAACGGCCATCGCGCGCTGCGCGACGCCTCGTTCGAGATCCCGACCGGGACCATCACGGCACTGGTCGGTGTCAACGGCAGCGGCAAGTCGACCCTGTTCAAGGCGATCATGGGGTTCGCCAGGCTGGCGCGCGGAGAAATCTCCATCCTCGGCCTTTCGGTGCCAGAAGCACTGAAAAAAAACCTGGTTGCCTATGTGCCGCAGGCCGAAGAGGTCGACTGGAACTTCCCGGTCCTAGTCGAGGACGTGGTGATGATGGGCCGCTACGGCCACATGAACATGCTGCGTATCCCCAAGAAGACCGATCATGAGGCAGTCGAGGCCGCACTTGCCCGGGTCGGCATGAGTGATTTCCGCAAGCGGCAGATCGGCGAGTTGTCCGGCGGTCAGAAGAAGCGCGTCTTCCTCGCCCGCGCACTTGCGCAGGACGGCCGCGTCATCCTGCTTGACGAACCCTTTACCGGCGTCGACGTCAAGACCGAGGATGCCATCATTCGCCTGTTGACCGGGCTGCGTGACGAAGGCCGGGTCATGCTGGTCTCCACCCACAATCTCGGCAGCGTGCCGGAATTCTGCGATCGCACCGTGCTTCTGAAAAATACCGTGCTCGCCTACGGCCCGACCGACACCACCTTCACCCGGGAAAACCTCGAACTCGCCTTCGGCGGCGTGCTTCGCCATTTCGTGCTCGGTGGCGAAAACCTGCACGATGATGCCGATCCGCGTCAGCTTTCCGTCATCAGCGACGACGAGCGGCCGCTGGTCATGTACGGCGCCAAGGGCCACATGGTATCGCAGCCGGCCAAACCTGAGACCGATCCAGAGGCGGACGGCAAATGA
- a CDS encoding metal ABC transporter substrate-binding protein, with product MIDQTRRAILAAATALAVFAIAPGAAWAQEKFKAVTTFTVIADMAKNVAGDAAIVESITKPGAEIHNYQPTPRDILKAHDAKLILWNGLNLELWFEKFFQNFDDIPGAVVSEGVEPMGIAEGPYTGKPNPHAWMSPSAALIYVDNIRDAFVKYDPANAETYKANAEAYKKKIAATIDPIRAEIAKIPEEKRWLVSSEGAFSYLTRDFGLKELYLWPINADQQGTPQQVRKVIDAVRANNIPVVFSESTISPDPAQQVARETGAKYGGVLYVDSLSEADGPVPTYVDLLRVTSETIAKGLSQ from the coding sequence ATGATCGATCAGACGAGGCGCGCGATCCTGGCGGCGGCAACAGCACTGGCAGTTTTCGCGATCGCTCCGGGTGCCGCATGGGCGCAGGAGAAATTCAAGGCAGTCACCACCTTCACGGTGATTGCAGACATGGCAAAGAACGTTGCGGGTGACGCCGCCATCGTTGAATCGATCACCAAACCCGGAGCCGAGATCCACAACTATCAGCCGACTCCGCGCGATATCCTGAAGGCGCACGATGCCAAGCTGATCCTGTGGAACGGCCTCAACCTCGAGCTCTGGTTTGAGAAGTTCTTCCAGAACTTTGACGACATCCCGGGGGCCGTCGTGTCCGAGGGCGTCGAGCCGATGGGCATCGCCGAAGGTCCGTATACCGGCAAGCCGAACCCCCATGCCTGGATGTCGCCCTCGGCCGCGTTGATTTATGTCGACAATATCCGCGACGCCTTCGTGAAATACGACCCGGCCAATGCCGAGACCTACAAGGCCAATGCGGAGGCCTACAAGAAGAAGATCGCAGCGACGATCGATCCCATCCGGGCCGAGATCGCCAAGATCCCAGAGGAGAAGCGCTGGCTGGTCTCGAGCGAAGGTGCCTTCAGCTATCTGACCCGCGACTTCGGCCTGAAGGAACTCTACCTCTGGCCGATCAACGCTGACCAGCAGGGTACGCCACAGCAGGTGCGCAAGGTGATTGACGCGGTCCGCGCCAACAACATTCCGGTTGTCTTCTCGGAAAGCACGATTTCTCCGGACCCTGCCCAGCAGGTCGCGCGCGAGACAGGGGCAAAATACGGCGGCGTGCTGTATGTTGATTCACTCAGCGAAGCGGACGGTCCGGTTCCGACCTATGTCGACCTCTTGCGCGTCACGTCCGAAACCATCGCGAAAGGCCTGTCGCAATGA
- a CDS encoding Fur family transcriptional regulator, whose protein sequence is MKQNKNRVEELEGVLRDGGVRVTRQRAAILKILAIAEDHPDASELHRRAKEIDATVSLSTVYRTLSALEQQGVVHRHAFESATARFETADAPHHDHLIDIDTGAVIEFRSDKIEQLQAEIAAELGYDLVRHRLELYCRKRKD, encoded by the coding sequence ATGAAACAGAACAAGAATCGCGTTGAGGAACTGGAAGGCGTCCTGCGGGACGGCGGCGTGCGCGTGACGCGCCAGCGGGCAGCGATCCTGAAGATCCTTGCCATCGCCGAAGACCACCCGGATGCAAGCGAATTGCACCGCCGGGCGAAAGAAATCGATGCAACCGTCTCGCTCTCAACAGTCTACAGAACGCTTTCAGCGCTTGAGCAACAGGGCGTCGTGCATCGCCATGCTTTCGAAAGCGCCACTGCCCGCTTCGAAACCGCCGATGCGCCACATCACGATCACCTGATCGATATCGATACGGGTGCGGTCATCGAATTCCGCTCCGACAAGATCGAGCAATTGCAGGCGGAAATCGCCGCAGAACTTGGCTACGATCTTGTGCGTCACCGGCTGGAGCTCTACTGCCGCAAGCGCAAGGACTGA
- a CDS encoding cupin domain-containing protein → MKKQDVIRTLGLTPHFEGGYFAETFRPDAATKIVTARGERLAMTAIYFMLDDASPPVAFHSKHSDGIQFHLKGDPVTYHLIHPDGAYEKIVLGPDIENGQRLQLAVAGGTWKALELESGDYGLVSEVVSPGWELEDMIETNRQTLSALFPQNAGIIARLMRE, encoded by the coding sequence ATGAAAAAACAAGACGTCATCCGCACGCTCGGCCTCACACCGCATTTCGAAGGCGGTTATTTCGCCGAAACATTCCGGCCTGATGCCGCCACGAAAATTGTCACCGCACGCGGCGAACGCCTCGCCATGACCGCGATCTATTTCATGCTGGATGATGCCTCGCCGCCGGTGGCGTTTCACAGCAAGCATTCGGATGGCATCCAGTTCCACTTGAAAGGCGATCCCGTCACCTATCATCTGATCCATCCCGATGGGGCCTATGAAAAGATCGTGCTAGGCCCGGATATCGAAAACGGTCAACGCCTGCAACTTGCCGTCGCAGGCGGTACATGGAAGGCGCTGGAGCTGGAATCCGGAGATTATGGGCTCGTCAGCGAAGTCGTGTCCCCAGGCTGGGAGCTTGAAGACATGATCGAAACAAACCGCCAGACACTTTCGGCACTTTTCCCCCAGAACGCCGGAATAATCGCTCGGCTGATGCGGGAATAG
- a CDS encoding Gfo/Idh/MocA family oxidoreductase, which translates to MLRWGILGTSFISDTMAEAIASSENSSLEAVMGRDPGRLEAFGSRHGIAKGYGDIGTLLGDDNIDIVYVGLPNNVHHSAVIAAAKRGKAIVSEKSLTVTMADAHTLADAVRTSGVFFMEGLMYLNHPVIAELGAILRSGRLGQLRSINGLYAADIAKFVNPAGGGTLFNLGCYPASLLHYVMQTAFGDDAFGLRKIAGHGNMSETDGNISDAAVSAWFSNGVLATLQSTDSFGMAWNFAIYGDKGVARFKTNPWLPVAGDNIIEVEIYGKAPDQIVSTGLDAFQHQVLTTEAALRDGLKQAPRPSPRLADSLEIMGFLTEWDACCRAGG; encoded by the coding sequence ATGTTGCGTTGGGGAATTCTCGGAACAAGCTTCATTTCAGACACCATGGCTGAAGCCATCGCGTCCAGCGAAAACTCAAGCCTCGAAGCGGTGATGGGCCGTGATCCCGGCCGGCTCGAAGCGTTCGGAAGCCGTCACGGAATCGCAAAGGGTTATGGTGATATCGGCACTCTGCTCGGTGATGACAATATCGATATCGTCTACGTCGGACTGCCGAACAATGTTCACCACAGCGCGGTGATCGCCGCGGCCAAGCGCGGCAAGGCGATCGTTTCGGAAAAATCGCTGACCGTGACCATGGCTGACGCTCACACCCTCGCCGATGCCGTTCGGACCTCCGGCGTGTTCTTCATGGAAGGGCTGATGTATCTCAATCATCCCGTGATCGCCGAATTGGGTGCGATCCTGCGATCAGGCCGCCTTGGACAACTCAGGTCGATCAACGGCCTCTATGCGGCCGATATCGCGAAATTCGTCAATCCCGCAGGCGGCGGCACGCTTTTCAACCTCGGTTGCTATCCGGCATCGCTCCTGCATTATGTCATGCAGACAGCTTTCGGCGATGACGCGTTCGGTCTCCGGAAAATTGCGGGCCACGGCAATATGTCTGAGACGGACGGCAATATCAGCGATGCGGCGGTATCCGCCTGGTTCTCGAACGGTGTGCTCGCCACGCTGCAATCGACCGACAGTTTCGGCATGGCGTGGAATTTTGCCATCTACGGCGACAAGGGCGTTGCTCGCTTCAAGACCAACCCTTGGCTTCCCGTCGCCGGCGACAATATCATCGAGGTGGAAATCTACGGCAAAGCGCCTGATCAAATCGTCTCAACCGGGCTTGACGCCTTTCAGCACCAGGTATTGACCACAGAGGCCGCCCTCCGCGACGGGCTCAAACAAGCCCCCAGGCCTTCGCCTCGGCTCGCCGATTCGCTCGAAATCATGGGATTTCTCACCGAGTGGGACGCTTGCTGCCGTGCCGGCGGCTGA